A DNA window from Syntrophorhabdaceae bacterium contains the following coding sequences:
- a CDS encoding 4-oxalocrotonate tautomerase family protein has product MPFVNIKITKDGVSPEKKAEVIKGVTQLLVDVLGKNPQTVMVLIEEVETDNWGVGGESVTVRRKKTQ; this is encoded by the coding sequence ATGCCGTTCGTGAATATCAAGATCACAAAAGATGGGGTTTCACCTGAAAAGAAGGCAGAAGTGATCAAGGGTGTAACGCAGCTTCTTGTCGATGTGCTCGGAAAGAACCCGCAGACCGTAATGGTTCTCATTGAAGAGGTGGAAACGGACAACTGGGGCGTCGGCGGCGAGTCGGTGACGGTGCGGAGAAAGAAGACACAATAA
- a CDS encoding HAD family hydrolase: MRFEGVIFDLDGTLADTLEDLADSMNRVLTMQGLPVHSYDAYRYFIGKGVKNLVAETLPREKRSEEYLSWYYDSVVADYRKNCLVKTRLYDGIADVINRLKGHGIKLAVFSNKPDDLTKRIVEALAGTQNFEMVLGAQAGMPVKPDPAGALLISAHLGIAPGSILYLGDTDIDMMTANNAGMFAVGALWGFRTKDELLESGARAVISHPHELFEIMGI; the protein is encoded by the coding sequence ATGAGATTTGAGGGAGTTATCTTTGATCTTGACGGCACCCTTGCCGATACGCTTGAAGATCTGGCCGATTCGATGAACAGGGTCTTGACCATGCAGGGGCTACCCGTTCACAGCTATGATGCGTACAGATATTTTATCGGGAAGGGGGTAAAGAACTTGGTTGCCGAAACACTCCCCCGGGAAAAGCGATCTGAAGAATATCTAAGCTGGTATTACGATTCGGTGGTTGCGGATTACCGGAAGAATTGTTTGGTCAAAACGCGATTGTACGACGGCATCGCTGATGTTATAAACAGATTGAAGGGCCACGGTATAAAACTGGCCGTCTTCTCGAATAAGCCTGATGACCTTACGAAGAGGATCGTTGAAGCCCTGGCGGGGACTCAAAATTTTGAAATGGTCCTCGGCGCGCAGGCCGGTATGCCCGTAAAACCAGACCCGGCAGGTGCCTTGCTCATCAGTGCACATCTTGGCATCGCCCCCGGCAGCATCCTGTATCTTGGTGACACGGATATCGATATGATGACCGCGAACAACGCGGGGATGTTTGCCGTAGGCGCGTTGTGGGGGTTCAGGACAAAAGATGAATTGCTCGAAAGCGGTGCCCGTGCCGTGATCAGCCACCCGCATGAGCTGTTTGAGATAATGGGAATATAG